In Pseudobdellovibrionaceae bacterium, the genomic stretch TACTACCGAAATATGTCCCGTACGGAGCGCGATCTCGGTGGCGGAAAATCGGAAGTGACCGGCGTCGGTTCCGCGACCCTGATGCGGCGAGCGACCGGCGCGATCGTTCAATTCAACGGTGTGACCGAAAGATCCGTGGTGTCACCCGACCCGGATGGGGGAGCTATCCCTTTGTGGGACCGCATCTTGAACGCGCCGAATATCGCGGTGAACGAGGGATTCAAGTTGGACGGGCAGTACTTGGACTACAAACAAACGCGGGACACCATCGTGACGATGAATGGCGGCACGACGATGAAGTCGCGCTGTTGGCAGATTTATTAATTTGCGTCCTCGGCCCGGATGACATTGAATTGTCCGGATGGCCCGTCAGCATTATTTTCAGAAAAGATTCGTCGAAGAACTCGCCCGACGTAGTGAACCCGGGACCATGGGGTTCATCTTCACGGTCATTTTGTTGATGGGGGCCAGCTACTTCGTCGTCCCGTGGTGGCCCGGCGGACTTTTCGTCGGCCTTGCGATCATCGTCACGAACCTGATCCGTTTTCGCTACTGCCGCGCTTTCCTTAACCAGAAACTAAGTCAGGTCGCGTTCCTACGGCTGGCGATCACGCTGATCATTTTGAACGGCGCGCTTTGGAATTTCTTTTTCATCACCGCCTACCTTCATGATCGCATGTTGGGGATCGCGAGTATCATCAGCCTACTGGCGACCTCGGGGTTCAGCGCGGGCGCGACGACGAGTCTTTTCGCCAGTCGCATCGCGCAGCTGAGCTTTCAGTGCATGCTGTTGCTGCCGCTGCTGGCGACGTTGACCTACTTCGGGATTACGACCGGAAGTGCCGACTATTGGATTATCGCGGGGATGTGCTTCGCGTTTTTCTTCTTCAACTTCAAGGCGACGCAAAGCTACCGTGCGCACGTCATCGATCTTTTCATCCGCGAGTATGAGTTGATCGAAACCCGCCAACGCTTGGCCGAAGAGCAAGAGAAGATGATCCATTCCTCGCGATTGGCCTCGTTAGGTGAGATGGCCGGCGGGCTTGCGCACGAGATCAACAATCCCTTGGCGATTTTGATGCTGGGGTTGGATGCCATCGAGTCCCCGCCCGGGAACACCGACATCGAAGCGTTTCGTAAGGGTAAGCAGACAACGATGCGTCGGGCCGTTGAACGGATCAGCAAGATCGTCCGCGGGTTGCGGCAGTTTTCGCAGCAAGGCGATTCACTGCCCTTCGAGACCGTGAGCCTACGGCTGATCGTCGACGAAACGCTCGAATTCTTTCTGGGGCGTCTGCGCAACCAACAGATCGAGCATCGGGTTCAGGGCGATTTGGATTTGAAGATTCACGCGCGACCGGTGCAGATCAGTCAGGTTCTGTTGAACCTGTTGGCCAACTCGCTCGACGCGGTCACCAAGATCGATAAAAAAAGCATCCTGATCGACGTGCGCAAAGAAGGTTCGGAAGTTTGGATCGAAGTTCGCGATAGTGGGCCGGGGCTTGATCCTGAAATCAAAGAACGTTTGTTCCAGCCTTTCGCGACGTCCAAACTTCCCGGACAGGGAATGGGATTGGGACTCAGTATCTCGCGTGGAATCATGCGTGAGCATGGCGGCGATCTGGTCTATTTGAACAACCATCCGGAAACGACGTTCCGGATGGTTTTACCGGCGAATTAATTTATTCCGCGGCGGCCTCCGGATTCGTGCCCATAACTTCGCGTCCGTTTTGGGCGCCGGTCTCGAGTTCGGGGTGGGCGTGGTAAATCAGCGCGCCATTTTTCAAGATCGGGAACCACTTT encodes the following:
- a CDS encoding GHKL domain-containing protein, with product MARQHYFQKRFVEELARRSEPGTMGFIFTVILLMGASYFVVPWWPGGLFVGLAIIVTNLIRFRYCRAFLNQKLSQVAFLRLAITLIILNGALWNFFFITAYLHDRMLGIASIISLLATSGFSAGATTSLFASRIAQLSFQCMLLLPLLATLTYFGITTGSADYWIIAGMCFAFFFFNFKATQSYRAHVIDLFIREYELIETRQRLAEEQEKMIHSSRLASLGEMAGGLAHEINNPLAILMLGLDAIESPPGNTDIEAFRKGKQTTMRRAVERISKIVRGLRQFSQQGDSLPFETVSLRLIVDETLEFFLGRLRNQQIEHRVQGDLDLKIHARPVQISQVLLNLLANSLDAVTKIDKKSILIDVRKEGSEVWIEVRDSGPGLDPEIKERLFQPFATSKLPGQGMGLGLSISRGIMREHGGDLVYLNNHPETTFRMVLPAN